In Vibrio chagasii, the sequence AAGACGATACAAGTGCAGAACGTAGCAGACTTCGATTGGTCTCAAGTTCATATCGCATTTTTCTCTGCTGGTGGCGACCTTTCTGAACAATGGGCACCAGTTGCTGCGGATGAAGGTGTTGTTGTTATCGATAACACATCTAAGTTCCGCTACGAATACGATGTTCCACTGGTTGTGCCGGAAGTGAACCCAGAAGCAATTGCTGAGTTCCGCAACCGCAACATCATTGCGAACCCAAATTGTTCAACGATTCAAATGCTGGTTGCGCTTAAGCCAATTCACGATGAAGTTGGCCTAGAGCGTATCAACGTGTCGACTTACCAATCGGTGTCTGGTGCAGGCAAAACAGGTATCGATGAGCTTGCTGGTCAAACCGCTAAGCTTCTGAATGGTATGCCAGCTGAAAACTCAGCATTCCCACAGCAGATCGCATTCAACTGTATCCCTCAAATTGATGAGTTTACGGAAAACGGTTACACGCGCGAAGAGATGAAGATGGTTTGGGAAACACAAAAAATCTTTAACGACTCTTCAATCACTGTGAACCCAACATGTGTTCGTGTACCAGTATTCTACGGTCACGCTGAATCTCTACACATTGAAACACGCTCTCCAATCGGTGCTGAGCATGTTGTTCAATTACTAGAGAACACAGAAGGTGTAGAAGTATTCCACGGTGCGGAGTTCCCAACTCAGGTTCGTGATGCGGGCGGTAAAGATCATGTAATGGTTGGTCGTATCCGCGGTGATATCAGTCACCACAGTGGCGTTAATATGTGGGTGGTTGCTGACAACGTTCGTAAAGGCGCAGCGACAAACGCAGTTCAAATCGCTGAAGTTCTGATTCGCGATTACTTCTAAGCCTCACCGCTTTGATAAACAAGCCTCACTCTTTAGTGGGGCTTTTTTAATCGATTAAAAATATTGTTAGTCAAATTGTGTGAAATTGCTGCGAATATTGTCGCTGCAACACATTTTTTGTTTTCATCTCTATAGTTTTACGTCATTTATCCGATATATTTAATAGATCATCACATTATCCGAATTTAAGCACCTAGCTGAGCCTTTTATGTTTCAAATTTTCAAGCAGTGGTTAATACCTTTTGCCGTTATCATTGCGACTCAGATTTCCGTTGTTCGTGCAGATTCCATTCGAGTTGTAGGGCCTAATGGTCAGATACAATCAGCGCCTACTTTTTCAGAACCTCTTCAAAGAGCTCAATCGAATAGCGCAGAGCCTTCTCGTTTCTACGGTCCAACGCGTGGAAATGAAACGCTGTGGTCTATTGCCTCAAAACTGCGCCCAGATAACTCTGTTTCCGTCCAACAAACCTTGTTGGCAATTTACCGACTGAACCCACAAGCATTTGAAAACCAGAATATCCATAGCTTATTGCCTGCTAGCCATTTACGTGTCCCTTCTTTAGAGCAAGCTCGTGCGAGCTCAACGCAGCAAGCTATTAACATCATGAACTCGCATTTGGCGAAGCTTGATGAACCAGCAGCCAAGCCAAAAGCCGCTCAGGCTTCAAACCAATCGAATGTGGGATCGAAAAATTCGGTGCCTGCCAAGCCAGATCCGGCCGTAGAAACCGCGAAAAAATTGGTTTCAGGTGCGCCATCTTCTTCTGTTAAAGAGATGAACAAACTGGAGAAGCAGCTAGAGCTATCTGAAAGCGAGCTTCTATCTCTTGAGGAGAAGAACCATCAACTTCGATTGATGTTGTCGGATGTTCAGTCTGAAGTGGATGTGCTTAAGACAGAGCTGAGCGACGAAGACCGTATTCGCAGTGAAGTTGAAAAGTTACTTGCTGAAGAGCGCAGAAAGAACGCTGAAATTGAAAAAATGGCACCAAGTGCAATGGACCAGCTGTTGTCGAATGGCTGGCTAGTCGCTGCACTTGCGATTATTCCTGGTCTTCTACTTGGTCTTATCATTGTGATCTTGTTGGGTCGCC encodes:
- a CDS encoding aspartate-semialdehyde dehydrogenase, with product MSQEFNIAILGATGAVGETILEVLKERKFPIGELHLLASERSEGKTYRFNGKTIQVQNVADFDWSQVHIAFFSAGGDLSEQWAPVAADEGVVVIDNTSKFRYEYDVPLVVPEVNPEAIAEFRNRNIIANPNCSTIQMLVALKPIHDEVGLERINVSTYQSVSGAGKTGIDELAGQTAKLLNGMPAENSAFPQQIAFNCIPQIDEFTENGYTREEMKMVWETQKIFNDSSITVNPTCVRVPVFYGHAESLHIETRSPIGAEHVVQLLENTEGVEVFHGAEFPTQVRDAGGKDHVMVGRIRGDISHHSGVNMWVVADNVRKGAATNAVQIAEVLIRDYF